Proteins encoded together in one Flavobacterium keumense window:
- a CDS encoding T9SS type A sorting domain-containing protein, with protein MRILLFFFFSSAMFGQQLHHQMLSAQGNTIVTSKGVKVSQTIAQQSVVGTNRTNKLIVSQGFQQSKTSNVAIVANEAVDTKVYPNPVIDHVNFKFSSPVNGKIQITLFDIHGRLLLRQEKEAVDNIVTITNLLLAEGEYMVRLEGSRYLFTTKIIKAN; from the coding sequence ATGAGAATACTTTTATTTTTTTTCTTTTCGAGCGCTATGTTTGGACAACAATTGCATCATCAAATGTTGTCAGCACAAGGTAACACTATTGTTACTTCTAAAGGTGTGAAAGTCAGTCAGACTATTGCTCAGCAGTCCGTGGTTGGAACCAATAGAACTAATAAATTGATTGTAAGTCAAGGATTTCAACAAAGTAAAACTTCCAATGTGGCAATTGTTGCTAATGAAGCTGTTGATACTAAGGTCTACCCAAATCCTGTAATTGATCATGTTAATTTTAAATTTTCTTCACCAGTGAATGGTAAAATTCAAATCACATTATTTGATATTCATGGTCGACTTTTGTTGCGTCAAGAAAAAGAAGCTGTCGATAATATTGTAACAATCACCAATCTCCTATTAGCCGAAGGAGAATACATGGTTAGGCTTGAAGGAAGTCGTTATTTATTTACCACCAAAATTATAAAAGCAAATTAA
- a CDS encoding beta strand repeat-containing protein — protein MRKIVYIVLFLVSSLGFSQNKGITYQAVIYAPGGQNIPGVNVNNVPMTNKAICLQFSFLDTNTGIEYEEVIKTTTDTFGMVNITIGTGNKTGGYATSFSGINWNATENKTLKVALDPTGLCNQFEELSSEVLTSVPFANAANTATNVSGVVALINGGTGATTAAGARTNLGLGNVDNTSDINKPMSTATKAYVDSQIVSSTIPDATTTSKGKIQLAGDLGGTAAAPTVPGLALKANSSDVTTSLATKENTSNKSTDVTLSSNSDVKFPTEKAVKTYVDTQVAGATIADASSLIKGKIQLAGDLGGTAAAPTVPGLALKANSSDVTTSLATKENTSNKSTDVTLSSNSDVKFPTEKAVKTYVDTQVAGATIADASSLTKGKIQLAGDLGGTAAAPTVPGLALKANTTDLTTEVNRATAAEATLTANVTANATAIAAEITRANAAESLKAPINNPTFTGTVSGIDKTMVGLSNVDNTSDANKPVSTATQTALDLKAPLASPTFTGTVSGIDKTMVGLSNVDNTSDANKPVSTATQTALDLKAPLASPTFTGTVSGIDKTMVGLSNVDNTSDANKPVSTATQTALDLKENIANKSTDIAADANSTTKYPSVKLIKDYVDTLNAAAGVADGSITSAKITDGTIVNADVAANAAIAYSKLNLSNSILTIDIVNDAVETAKIKDANVTEAKLAADAVTSAKIKDGEIVNADISASAAIVDTKLATIATSGKVSNSATTATDANTASAIVSRDANGDFAAGTITADLDGNASTVTNGVYTTDKISVLSATTSSELKGVISDETGSGALVFATSPTLVTPTLGVATATSVNGLTPTALATGFTIAGGSTTSKTLTVSGDATVSGTTSGTNTGDQTITLTGDVTGSGTGSFAATIGTGKVTTTTIAADAVTSAKIADGTIVVGDMADNAIETAKIKDANITEAKLAADAVTSAKIKDGEIVNADISASAAIVDTKLATIATSGKVSNSATTATDANTASAIVSRDANGDFAAGTITADLDGNASTVTNGVYTTDKISVLSATTSSELKGVISDETGSGALVFATSPTLVTPTLGVATATSVNGLTPTALATGFTIAGGSTTSKTLTVSGDATVSGTTSGTNTGDQTITLTGDVTGSGTGSFAATIGTGKVTTTTIAADAVTSAKIADGTIVVGDMADNAIETAKIKDANITEAKLAADAVTSAKIKDGEIVNADISASAAIVDTKLATIATSGKVSNSATTATDANTASAIVSRDANGDFAAGTITADLDGNASTVTNGVYTTDKISVLSATTSSELKGVISDETGSGALVFATSPTLVTPTLGVATATSVNGLTPTALATGFTIAGGSTTSKTLTVSGDATVSGTTSGTNTGDQTITLTGDVTGSGTGSFAATIGTGKVTTTTIAADAVTSAKIADGTIVVGDMADNAIETAKIKDANVSYAKIQNVSATNTVLGRVSTGAGVIEEIATTGSGNVVRATSPTLVTPALGTPSAAVLTNATGLPLTTGVTGILPVANGGTGSSTKNFVDLTTDQTIAGVKTFSGSSTVVNQNLTVNAAGTTGQGIILSDDGDIVDNNDGAATFRFTGGVKINDGNGSAGTTTKITLANTGAITAAGGVTASQLISNVATGTAPLVVTSTTPVANLNIGGNAATATKFAATKNINGVAFDGSADITVAAAAGTLTGTTLASNVVSSSLTSVGTITTGTWNGTTIAIANGGTGATTKTTAFDALSPMTTAGDIIYGGTNGTGTRLAKGTDGQVLTLASGVPTWASGVSTITSKTSSYTLTTSDNYVIASSGSGITFTLPTAVGNTGKEFTIKNISANTVTITTTSSQKIVVDAANSAATTATLGIEASNNWIRVISDGTQWIAFRALF, from the coding sequence ATGAGAAAAATAGTTTACATCGTTTTATTTTTAGTTTCATCCTTGGGTTTTTCGCAAAACAAAGGAATTACCTATCAAGCAGTAATTTATGCTCCTGGAGGTCAAAACATTCCGGGAGTTAATGTGAATAATGTACCAATGACTAACAAAGCAATTTGTTTGCAATTTAGTTTTTTAGATACTAATACGGGAATAGAGTATGAGGAAGTGATAAAAACAACAACAGACACTTTTGGAATGGTCAATATCACTATAGGTACAGGAAATAAAACAGGTGGATATGCCACTTCTTTTAGTGGGATTAATTGGAATGCAACCGAAAATAAAACATTGAAAGTGGCGCTTGATCCAACAGGCTTATGTAATCAGTTTGAAGAACTTTCAAGCGAAGTGTTGACTTCGGTGCCATTTGCAAATGCTGCAAATACAGCTACTAATGTCTCGGGCGTAGTTGCTTTAATCAATGGAGGTACAGGGGCTACTACAGCAGCAGGTGCACGTACTAATTTAGGCTTAGGAAACGTGGATAATACTTCAGATATAAATAAACCTATGTCAACGGCGACTAAAGCCTATGTAGACAGTCAAATTGTAAGTTCAACTATTCCAGATGCTACTACAACTAGTAAAGGTAAAATTCAATTAGCAGGTGATTTGGGAGGTACAGCTGCCGCACCGACCGTTCCTGGATTAGCATTGAAAGCAAATAGTTCCGATGTAACAACTTCATTAGCTACCAAAGAAAATACCTCAAATAAAAGTACGGACGTTACTTTGTCATCCAATTCGGATGTGAAATTTCCAACAGAGAAAGCAGTAAAAACCTATGTAGATACTCAAGTTGCAGGAGCGACCATTGCAGATGCATCTTCTTTAATTAAAGGTAAAATTCAATTGGCAGGTGATTTGGGAGGTACAGCTGCCGCACCAACTGTTCCTGGATTGGCATTGAAAGCGAATAGTTCCGATGTAACAACTTCATTAGCTACCAAAGAAAACACCTCAAATAAAAGTACGGATGTTACTTTGTCATCCAATTCGGATGTGAAATTTCCAACAGAGAAAGCAGTAAAAACCTATGTAGATACTCAAGTTGCAGGAGCGACCATTGCAGATGCATCTTCTTTAACTAAAGGTAAAATTCAATTGGCAGGTGATTTGGGAGGTACAGCTGCCGCACCGACCGTTCCTGGATTAGCATTGAAAGCGAATACTACTGATTTGACTACTGAGGTAAACAGAGCAACTGCCGCAGAGGCTACATTGACAGCTAATGTAACGGCTAATGCCACTGCGATTGCTGCTGAGATTACAAGAGCAAACGCTGCAGAATCTTTAAAAGCACCAATCAATAATCCAACATTTACCGGAACGGTTTCTGGAATTGATAAAACTATGGTAGGCTTGAGTAATGTAGATAATACTTCGGATGCCAACAAACCCGTTTCAACGGCTACGCAAACAGCGTTGGATTTAAAGGCACCTTTAGCCTCGCCAACATTTACCGGAACGGTTTCTGGAATTGATAAAACAATGGTAGGCTTGAGTAATGTAGATAATACTTCGGATGCCAACAAACCCGTTTCAACGGCTACGCAAACAGCGTTGGATTTAAAGGCACCTTTAGCTTCGCCAACATTTACCGGAACGGTTTCTGGAATTGATAAAACAATGGTAGGCTTGAGTAATGTAGATAATACTTCGGATGCCAACAAACCCGTTTCAACGGCTACACAAACAGCGTTGGATTTAAAAGAGAATATAGCCAATAAAAGTACTGATATTGCTGCTGATGCAAACTCTACTACTAAATATCCTTCTGTTAAATTAATTAAAGATTATGTTGACACATTAAATGCAGCAGCTGGAGTTGCTGACGGTTCAATTACTTCGGCTAAAATTACTGATGGAACAATTGTAAATGCCGATGTGGCTGCTAATGCGGCTATTGCCTATTCTAAGTTAAATTTAAGTAACTCAATTTTAACTATTGATATCGTTAATGATGCAGTTGAAACAGCCAAGATAAAAGATGCCAATGTAACTGAAGCAAAATTAGCAGCTGACGCAGTTACTTCTGCTAAAATTAAAGATGGCGAGATTGTAAATGCAGATATTAGTGCTTCTGCTGCTATTGTGGATACTAAATTAGCTACTATAGCTACATCAGGAAAAGTAAGTAATTCTGCAACTACGGCTACGGATGCCAATACAGCATCTGCGATTGTGTCTCGAGATGCTAATGGTGACTTTGCAGCAGGAACAATTACTGCTGATTTAGACGGTAATGCATCTACCGTTACCAACGGGGTGTATACTACAGATAAAATCAGTGTATTGTCAGCCACAACTTCTTCAGAATTGAAAGGAGTAATTTCTGACGAGACAGGTTCGGGAGCGTTAGTATTTGCTACTTCACCAACATTGGTAACTCCTACTTTAGGAGTTGCAACTGCAACAAGCGTCAATGGATTAACTCCAACAGCACTTGCTACAGGATTTACTATTGCAGGAGGAAGTACTACTTCAAAAACATTAACAGTTAGTGGTGATGCTACAGTAAGCGGAACCACGAGCGGAACAAATACAGGTGATCAAACCATTACGTTAACAGGGGATGTTACAGGTTCAGGAACAGGAAGTTTTGCTGCAACCATTGGAACAGGAAAAGTAACTACCACAACTATTGCAGCAGATGCAGTAACCTCTGCTAAAATTGCCGATGGAACAATTGTAGTTGGAGATATGGCAGATAATGCAATTGAAACAGCGAAGATAAAAGATGCCAATATAACTGAAGCAAAATTAGCAGCTGACGCAGTTACTTCTGCTAAAATTAAAGATGGCGAGATTGTAAATGCAGATATTAGTGCTTCTGCTGCTATTGTGGATACTAAATTAGCTACTATAGCTACATCAGGAAAAGTAAGTAATTCTGCAACTACGGCTACGGATGCCAATACAGCATCTGCGATTGTGTCTCGAGATGCTAATGGTGACTTTGCAGCAGGAACAATTACTGCTGATTTAGACGGTAATGCATCTACCGTTACCAACGGGGTGTATACTACAGATAAAATCAGTGTATTGTCAGCCACAACTTCTTCAGAATTGAAAGGAGTAATTTCTGACGAGACAGGTTCGGGAGCGTTAGTATTTGCTACTTCACCAACATTGGTAACTCCTACTTTAGGAGTTGCAACTGCAACAAGCGTCAATGGATTAACTCCAACAGCACTTGCTACAGGATTTACTATTGCAGGAGGAAGTACTACTTCAAAAACATTAACAGTTAGTGGTGATGCTACAGTAAGCGGAACCACGAGCGGAACAAATACAGGTGATCAAACCATTACGTTAACAGGGGATGTTACAGGTTCAGGAACAGGAAGTTTTGCTGCAACCATTGGAACAGGAAAAGTAACTACCACAACTATTGCAGCAGATGCAGTAACCTCTGCTAAAATTGCCGATGGAACAATTGTAGTTGGAGATATGGCAGATAATGCAATTGAAACAGCGAAGATAAAAGATGCCAATATAACTGAAGCAAAATTAGCAGCTGACGCAGTTACTTCTGCTAAAATTAAAGATGGCGAGATTGTAAATGCAGATATTAGTGCTTCTGCTGCTATTGTGGATACTAAATTAGCTACTATAGCTACATCAGGAAAAGTAAGTAATTCTGCAACTACGGCTACGGATGCCAATACAGCATCTGCGATTGTGTCTCGAGATGCTAATGGTGACTTTGCAGCAGGAACAATTACTGCTGATTTAGACGGTAATGCATCTACCGTTACCAACGGGGTGTATACTACAGATAAAATCAGTGTATTGTCAGCCACAACTTCTTCAGAATTGAAAGGAGTAATTTCTGACGAGACAGGTTCGGGAGCGTTAGTATTTGCTACTTCACCAACATTGGTAACTCCTACTTTAGGAGTTGCAACTGCAACAAGCGTCAATGGATTAACTCCAACAGCACTTGCTACAGGATTTACTATTGCAGGAGGAAGTACTACTTCAAAAACATTAACAGTTAGTGGTGATGCTACAGTAAGCGGAACCACGAGCGGAACAAATACAGGTGATCAAACCATTACGTTAACAGGGGATGTTACAGGTTCAGGAACAGGAAGTTTTGCTGCAACCATTGGAACAGGAAAAGTAACTACCACAACTATTGCAGCAGATGCAGTAACCTCTGCTAAAATTGCCGATGGAACAATTGTAGTTGGAGATATGGCAGATAATGCAATTGAAACAGCGAAGATAAAAGATGCCAATGTTAGCTATGCAAAAATTCAAAATGTTAGTGCCACAAATACAGTTTTAGGTCGTGTATCAACAGGAGCAGGGGTAATAGAAGAAATTGCCACTACAGGATCTGGTAATGTAGTAAGAGCTACATCACCAACCTTGGTAACACCTGCGCTTGGAACTCCTTCGGCCGCGGTCTTAACTAACGCAACAGGATTGCCTTTAACAACGGGAGTAACTGGAATTTTGCCTGTTGCAAACGGTGGTACAGGATCTTCTACTAAAAACTTTGTAGACTTAACAACTGATCAAACTATCGCTGGAGTAAAAACTTTTTCAGGAAGTTCAACTGTAGTAAACCAAAATTTAACCGTTAACGCAGCAGGAACAACAGGACAAGGAATTATTTTATCTGATGATGGAGATATTGTGGACAACAATGATGGTGCCGCTACATTCCGTTTTACGGGAGGGGTTAAAATTAATGATGGCAATGGAAGTGCAGGAACAACAACTAAGATAACCTTAGCAAATACAGGTGCTATCACCGCTGCGGGAGGTGTTACGGCGAGTCAATTAATTTCAAACGTTGCAACTGGTACAGCGCCGCTTGTGGTAACCTCTACTACACCAGTAGCTAATTTGAACATTGGAGGAAATGCAGCAACAGCTACAAAATTTGCAGCTACAAAGAACATCAATGGCGTAGCATTTGATGGTAGTGCTGATATTACAGTTGCGGCAGCTGCAGGTACTTTGACAGGAACTACCTTAGCATCTAATGTGGTAAGTTCAAGTTTAACTAGCGTGGGCACAATAACAACAGGTACTTGGAATGGAACAACCATTGCAATTGCAAACGGAGGTACTGGAGCAACTACTAAAACAACGGCATTTGATGCATTGTCACCTATGACAACTGCTGGCGATATTATTTATGGAGGAACCAACGGTACAGGAACACGATTAGCTAAAGGGACCGATGGACAAGTGTTAACGTTAGCTAGTGGAGTACCAACTTGGGCTTCAGGAGTATCAACAATTACCTCAAAAACATCAAGTTATACACTAACTACAAGTGATAATTATGTTATTGCGTCTTCAGGATCGGGTATTACATTTACGTTGCCAACCGCAGTTGGAAATACTGGAAAAGAATTTACAATTAAAAATATTAGTGCCAATACTGTTACAATTACCACAACAAGTTCGCAAAAAATTGTTGTAGATGCAGCAAACAGTGCAGCTACAACGGCGACCTTAGGGATAGAAGCTTCTAATAATTGGATTCGTGTAATTTCTGATGGAACACAATGGATTGCCTTTAGAGCCTTATTCTAA
- a CDS encoding PA14 domain-containing protein: MKKKWYFIFFLFLIFFKVQAQMMAPYQAVTKQPRIQFDYWIYSICGGNGSTSQYPVVPANLTEMNTMFNTINSNTTLYQTGRTNSTKILDWQSISELSSIGVNLPNSGTYFGFKVQGTFIPLETGNYTFTLEADDASDLIIEGTTVIGTYSGQALPALGTHTGSIYLTAGKAYSFIARMQQGGGGFGFRLYWKSPTQAVAPSAYTSVHPANTYYPSWTHNLQEIVTSPNLNGSTAALAAPSAKYIQTAFSNYTDGVYWINLPYAGPTQIYCLLNSSIDGGGWMMAMKATRGTTFNYSSTYWTAANTLNPGNTNRNDGDAKFDTMNYFNAKDILGLWPDIPWNYNGSTTGGSVNTNGSYNVWCWLQNNFNSGTRITPINFFSSANRLFLGDANNFSGKGTAFSAQTDIRFYGFNYSNANSTANVRWGFGWNENGGGLYPNGEATSNDVSGGIGMTGLFSTNINYSAGDQLSCCSTNSGINRSARVEIYIR, translated from the coding sequence ATGAAAAAAAAATGGTATTTTATTTTTTTTCTATTCCTAATCTTTTTCAAGGTTCAGGCACAAATGATGGCTCCCTATCAGGCCGTTACCAAACAACCTAGGATACAATTTGATTATTGGATTTACAGTATTTGCGGGGGAAATGGGTCAACCTCTCAGTATCCAGTGGTTCCTGCCAATTTGACTGAGATGAATACGATGTTTAATACCATTAATTCCAATACAACTCTATACCAAACAGGCAGAACCAATTCTACTAAAATTTTAGATTGGCAAAGTATCTCCGAACTAAGTTCAATAGGGGTTAATTTGCCAAATAGTGGAACTTATTTTGGATTTAAGGTACAAGGAACATTCATCCCTTTAGAAACTGGAAACTATACTTTTACGCTAGAAGCCGATGATGCAAGTGATTTAATTATTGAAGGCACTACAGTGATTGGAACTTATTCAGGGCAGGCCTTACCTGCATTAGGTACGCATACAGGATCAATTTATTTGACTGCTGGAAAGGCTTATTCGTTTATAGCAAGAATGCAACAAGGTGGTGGAGGTTTTGGATTTAGATTATACTGGAAATCGCCTACTCAAGCTGTTGCACCTAGCGCTTATACAAGTGTGCATCCAGCCAATACTTACTACCCAAGCTGGACACATAACTTGCAAGAAATTGTAACAAGCCCAAATTTGAATGGTTCAACAGCAGCTTTAGCAGCTCCAAGTGCCAAATACATTCAAACCGCATTTAGTAATTACACAGACGGAGTGTATTGGATCAATTTACCTTATGCAGGTCCTACACAAATATATTGTTTGTTGAACTCATCCATTGATGGAGGTGGTTGGATGATGGCGATGAAAGCAACTAGGGGGACTACTTTTAATTATTCGAGTACCTATTGGACAGCAGCTAATACTTTAAATCCTGGAAATACCAATCGAAATGATGGTGATGCCAAATTTGATACTATGAATTATTTTAATGCCAAAGATATATTGGGCTTGTGGCCAGATATTCCATGGAATTATAACGGGAGTACAACTGGAGGAAGTGTAAATACAAATGGTTCATATAATGTTTGGTGTTGGTTACAAAATAATTTTAATAGTGGGACTAGAATAACACCGATTAATTTTTTTAGTTCGGCCAACCGACTTTTTTTGGGCGATGCCAATAATTTTTCTGGTAAAGGAACCGCATTTTCAGCCCAAACAGACATTAGATTTTATGGATTCAATTATTCCAATGCAAATTCTACGGCAAATGTGCGATGGGGATTCGGTTGGAATGAAAATGGAGGAGGTTTGTATCCCAATGGAGAAGCGACTTCTAACGATGTCTCTGGTGGAATTGGGATGACTGGATTGTTTTCGACTAATATTAATTATTCAGCCGGAGATCAATTAAGTTGTTGTTCCACTAATTCTGGTATTAATCGTTCTGCAAGAGTAGAAATTTATATTCGATAA
- a CDS encoding tail fiber domain-containing protein translates to MRKIYLIVLLFSFIGFAQTGIGTTTPAVKLHIRSNGSTLRLEGSDHTYMEFFPQGALTRFGWVGYPSANSNDFTISSQSAVGSLLLYTNNSERFRINASGNVGIGTSTPSVRLQVAGDIIANSIAGSSDARFKTNVFPIENPLQKVMQLRGVTFDWKTKEFPNRKFTENRALGFIAQEVEQVIPEVVQTENNADGYKSVQYDKVVALLVEAIKEQQKQIEQLQQKVKELTEKVNEK, encoded by the coding sequence ATGAGAAAAATATATTTAATTGTATTATTATTTAGCTTTATTGGTTTTGCCCAAACCGGTATAGGTACGACTACGCCCGCAGTAAAACTTCATATAAGATCAAACGGTTCTACCTTACGTTTAGAAGGGAGCGATCATACCTATATGGAATTTTTTCCCCAAGGGGCTTTGACACGATTTGGTTGGGTTGGTTATCCTTCAGCAAATTCTAATGATTTTACAATATCAAGTCAGAGCGCAGTGGGATCATTATTATTGTACACTAATAATTCGGAACGATTTAGAATAAATGCATCAGGAAACGTCGGTATTGGTACATCTACTCCATCCGTTCGTTTACAAGTGGCAGGTGATATTATAGCTAATTCTATTGCGGGTTCTTCAGACGCTCGATTTAAAACGAATGTTTTTCCAATTGAGAATCCTTTACAAAAAGTGATGCAATTGAGAGGCGTTACTTTTGACTGGAAGACCAAAGAATTTCCTAATAGAAAATTTACCGAAAACCGCGCTTTAGGTTTCATCGCACAAGAAGTAGAACAAGTGATTCCTGAAGTGGTTCAAACAGAAAATAATGCTGATGGCTATAAATCAGTGCAATACGATAAAGTGGTTGCTTTATTGGTAGAAGCAATAAAAGAACAACAAAAACAAATAGAACAATTACAGCAAAAAGTTAAAGAGCTAACAGAAAAAGTAAATGAAAAGTAA
- a CDS encoding fibrinogen-like YCDxxxxGGGW domain-containing protein, protein MKSNGLHSIYLFFLTLPSLFAQTVTTTAGSINFNLSSAWASPTQVANGITIQDGHIINVPTGTVFYSGKIDFVGTGKLQLIGTGKWMPGPSITSLKSCKEILSYYPMSPSGQYSIDPDGAGALPSTNCYCDMTTDGGGWTLVLNYLHRGGTNPALQVKTNSLPVLGSTVLGTDESGSSTTWGHAAPSYLNSFNFTELRFYGATSGHSRIIHFKTSHANTISYFRTGSGSMSGINSSYTALVSHSAYIPNSAVSNFVNEGNLAMTNFPFWLGANYHWGIRGQDYRWEVDDYAASIGNGYQFHTYNQIWIR, encoded by the coding sequence ATGAAAAGTAACGGATTACATAGTATTTACCTATTTTTTTTAACCCTTCCGTCTTTATTTGCACAGACGGTTACAACTACTGCTGGATCCATAAATTTTAATTTAAGTTCTGCATGGGCATCTCCTACTCAAGTGGCAAATGGAATTACCATTCAAGATGGTCATATAATAAATGTTCCAACAGGAACCGTTTTTTATAGTGGGAAAATTGATTTTGTAGGAACTGGAAAATTACAACTAATTGGAACGGGTAAATGGATGCCAGGCCCTTCAATTACAAGTTTAAAAAGTTGTAAGGAAATATTAAGTTATTATCCCATGTCGCCTTCAGGACAATATAGTATTGATCCAGACGGAGCTGGTGCACTACCAAGTACCAACTGTTATTGCGACATGACTACAGATGGCGGCGGTTGGACATTAGTACTTAATTATTTGCATCGTGGAGGGACTAATCCTGCGCTTCAAGTCAAGACTAATAGTCTCCCTGTTTTAGGGTCAACCGTTTTAGGTACTGATGAATCAGGTTCGTCAACCACTTGGGGACACGCAGCTCCTTCCTATTTAAACTCATTTAACTTCACAGAACTTCGTTTTTACGGAGCTACATCGGGTCATAGTAGAATAATTCATTTTAAAACAAGTCATGCAAATACTATATCCTATTTTAGAACAGGTTCAGGTAGTATGTCAGGAATTAATAGTAGTTATACTGCATTAGTCTCACATTCGGCTTATATTCCTAATAGCGCTGTAAGTAATTTTGTAAATGAAGGAAATTTAGCTATGACCAATTTCCCATTTTGGTTGGGAGCTAATTACCATTGGGGAATAAGAGGGCAAGATTACAGATGGGAAGTAGACGATTATGCAGCAAGTATTGGGAATGGATATCAATTTCACACCTACAATCAGATATGGATACGGTAA